TGGGAACCATCCTTGGACGGGAACTGGGCGGTTATCCAAAGAAAGCAGGACGTCTGGGTTATAATCGCACTGGCAATTCCTTTGTGGGATTTGCGGAGAGACACGGCATCCCGTATTATACCGTAAAGGCGGAGTTTGATGGTATGCCCAACGATTCGGAGCTGATGGCTGCCATCGGCGAACTGCTGACACCGCCGGATCCGGTGAACCATCCAGGAGCAACGATCATTTACAATTATCTGTGGCCCGCAAGCAGCTGGGTGCATCTGAAAGACCTGGATAAAGCACCGCAGCCGATCCTGACAACCGTATGGAAAACCAAGCATCCCGGAACAAAGAAACCGGAGATCGGTAAGGGCGAAGTGATTTTCCAGAAATCGGAAAATGATCCCTGGTATGAGTTCGCACCGGTAAAAACGCTGGGCGCAATTATGTCCTATGACGGTTTGGCGCTGGACGGCAACCGGCAGCCGGAGGACGAATATCCGGTGGATGCAAAGGAATACCTGCCTTATGCTTTCTATAGCTACGATGTAAAACCGCAGGAATAAAAATAAAACGTTTGGGATGGTCTGCTTTCGGGCAGGCCATCTTTTATGATATAATGTGCGCAGGGAAAAACAAGCGGCTGCGTGAGCAGACATTTGTTTTTCACAAGCCATTAACGAAGGTTCCGCCTGCGGTAGCAGGCAACAGAGCACGGCAGTGCGGGGAACCTGAGTCTAAAAGCAGCGTCAAGCACGGGACGTGCGAATCATGATATAATGAGCGCAAAAGAAAAGAAACCTGAGTCTAAGAGGGAAACTTGCATCATCATGCTGGTAATCAAGGAGGGGAAAACGACGAATCTGTGGGCATTGGAATATATTATCGAGGTGGCGAAGACAGGGTCTGTGTCGAAAGCTTCCCAGAAGCTGTATTTATCCCAGCCGCATCTGAGCAATACCATCAAAGCCATGGAGGCAGAGCTGGGAGTGAAGCTGTTCGTGCGTTCCACCAGAGGCATGTGCCTGACTGACGAGGGACGGGATTTTGTGCAGCGGGCGCAGTCCATTCTGGATGAAGTAAAAGATATGGAAGACATGTTTGCGGTAAAGCCGGAAGACAGTGTGCGTTTGCGGATTTCTGTGACCCGTTCTTATCAGATTCATCGCTGTGTCATGGATTTCGTGAACAGCTATTCCCATAAACCGCAGTTTCGGGTATCAGTGAAGGAGACGAATCCTTTTGAGGTGCTGGAAGATGTGCATACCAGAGAGGCCGAGATGGGGGTGCTCCATTGCTTTGGCGCACAGGAGGCATATTTTCTGAATCATTTCAAAACCTATTCTTTACAGTATAAAAAACATTATGAAAAAGAATTTCTGCTGGCCATGTCAGCAAACAATCCGCTGGCATCCAGAGCGCATATCACAAAAGACATGCTGGAAGATCAGCTGCTGGTGATGTATGGGGATTATGAGATTCCATCGGCATCCTATAAGGTTGTGATGGAGGAGAATGGCATCGTTATGCCGTCGCGGCGTTTCTATGTGTATGACCGCGGCGGGGCGATGGAGACGCTGGGCCAGTGTGACAATGCAGTCATGTGGATCACCAGCCTCCACCCGGACACGCTGCGCAAGGAAGGGATCGTGCTGCGCAGATGCGAAGATGTCAATGTCCGGGATATGGGGTATAGTATTTATCCGTCGGAAGAGGGGATCTCCCCGGCGGCCAGAGAGCTGTATGAAAAAATGCAGCAGGTAGACTGGATGATGACTGATCGGGAAGACTATTTTGCTTCCCAGCGCCCGGAGGCACCGCAGGGCAGTACCAGTCCGCTGGTGGTGACGGGCAGGCCAATCTCCTGAGAATCCACTGTTCCGTGGAACTTCTTTAATTCACAGGACAGCATGTACGTCAGAACAGCAGGTGCCAGTCCCGTGGTATAGGAGTTTACGAGGAAAAACAGCGGTTCCGGGGAGAGCAGCTTGGCGCACAGCTGGATAAACGGGTAAATAGAATCCTCGATCTTCCAGATTTCTCCCTTGGGGCCGCGGCCATAAGACGGCGGATCCATGATGATGGCATCGTAGTGATTGCCCCGGCGGATCTCCCGCTCTACAAATTTCATACAGTCGTCCACGATCCAACGGATGGGGGCCTCCCCCAGGCCGGAGGAGCGGGCGTTTTCCTTGGCCCAGGCAACCATGCCCTTGGAAGCGTCCACGTGGGTGACGGAAGCGCCAGCGGCAGCGGCTGCCAGGGTGGCGCCGCCGGTGTAGGCGAACAGGTTCAGCACCTTGATGGGGCGTCCGGCATTTCGGATCTTTTCGGAAAACCAGTCCCAGTTGGTGGCCTGTTCCGGGAACAGGCCGGTGTGCTTGAAACTGAAGGGCTTTAAGTTAAAGGTCAGGGAACGGTAGCGGATCGTCCACTGCTCCGGGAGATCGAAAAACTCCCACTCGCCGCCGCCTTTTTTGTTGCGGTGGTAATGGCCGTTCATCTTCTTCCAGCCCCGGCTCACCTTCGGCGTATTCCAGATAACCTGCGGGTCAGGCCGGACGAGGATATACTGCCCCCAGCGCTCCAGCTTTTCCCCGGCTGACGTATCTATCACTTCATAATCTTTCCATTGATCTGCAATCCACATAGTTAAAAACCTCTTTATCTGATATTTGAAAATGGTGTTCTTTCCTATTATACAGGCTGGGAAGTGGAAATACAATATCTAACAATATCCTATTAAATAAGTAGGAATTTTCTGTTGACAAGGTACGCATTCGATGTTATTATCATACATATATTGAAACAGACAAACGGCGGAAGAAGGAAGAAGTCATGATTTATAGTATCAGAAGAGCTTCTCATAACGGCATGTGTTGTTGTCGGTGGAACGTTTCCCGGGCGGATTTTGCGGCGGGGCTGCACCGATGGTAATGTGTTGCGCCTTTGCTGAGGTCTGAACAGACAGAGAATTCTGTGGTGTGATCCGGGAGCTGATGCTTCCGGTTTTTTTGATTACAGTGCCGAAGGTTCATCTTTGCGTCATGCTCGCATGTAAGCAAAGATGGAACTTTACGGCACGCCCCACAATGAGGAAGAAGAGATGCGAAGCGTCTCGGATTCCGAATGTGGGTAGAATCGCGGGAGCTGCTGTGCAGCGTAGCGATTCGTAATCAAAAAATAAAGACATTTACAATTACGCCCCACAATGAGGAAGAAGAGATGCGAAGCGTCTCGGATTCTGAATGATGGGGCAGAATCGCGGGAGCTGCTGTGCAGCGTAGCGATTCGTAATCAAAAAAATAGGAGTTTTGTGATTTTAGGGAGGATAAAACTTTGAACTGGGAATTTATCATCAAATATCTGCCCACCTACGAACGGGCGGCCTGGCTGACGCTGCGGATCGGCGTGGCGGGGATCGTGGCAGCCATCGTGCTGGGGCTGGTCTGTGCCACGGTGCAGTATTACCGGGTGCCGGTGCTGCGGCAGATCGTGGCGTTCTATATTGAACTGAGCAGAAATACCCCGCTGCTGGTGCAGCTGTTTTTCATTTATTACGGCCTGCCGAAAGTGGGCATCAGTACCAACGCGGAGGTCTGTGGTGTGGCGGGACTGGCATTCCTGGGAGGAAGCTATATGGCGGAGACGTTCCGAAGCGGCCTGGAGTCGGTGGACGCCATCCAGTCGGAGAGTGCCTATAGTCTGGGCATGAGCGCCGGACAGGTGATGCGCTACGTGATCCTGCCCCAGGCCATTTCCGTGAGCGTACCGCCCTTCGTGGCAAACGTGATCTTCCTTCTGAAGGAGACCAGCGTATTCAGCGCCATCAGCCTGATGGATCTGATGTTTACGGCCAAAGACCTGATCGGTCTGTATTACCAGACGACAGAGAGCCTGTTCCTGCTGGTGGTCTTTTATCTTCTGATCTTACTGCCGGTTTCTCTGCTGGGAAGCCTGCTGGAAAGGAGGCTGCGTCATGCCGGATTTGGGGCTTGAGGTATTATTGAAGGGCAAGAACATGATCCGTATCCTGGGCGGCCTCTGGGTGGCGCTGCGGATCAGCCTGCTGGCGGTGCTCATCAGCATTCCACTGGGCATTGTGCTGGGTATTCTGATGACTTCCAGAAACAAGATCATCAAGGTGATCCTGCGCATCTATCTGGAGGTCATCCGTATTATGCCCCAGCTGGTTCTTCTGTTCCTGTTTTATTTTGAAACGACCCGTGCGTTTGGCTGGGATCTGTCGGGAGAGACGGCTTCCATTATTGTATTTACCCTGTGGGGAACGGCGGAGATGAGTGATCTGGTGCGCGGCGCGCTGATCAGCATTCCCCAGCATCAGTATGAGAGCGCGGAGGCGCTGGGCCTGGATAAAAGGCAGACATTTATCTATGTCATCATCCCCCAGACGATCCGTCGGCTGCTGCCGCTGTCCATCAACCTGATCACCCGTATGATCAAGACCACCAGCCTGGTGCTCATGGTCGGCGTGGTGGAGGTGCTGAAGGTGGGACAGCAGATCATCGAGGCCAACCGAATGAGCAGCCCCAACGCGGCGTTTGGTATTTATCTGGTCATCTTCCTGCTGTATTTTGTGGCCTGCTGGCCCATCAGTATGCTGGCCAGATATCTGGAAAAGAAGTGGAGGTAAAAAAGGATGGCAGAACCATTATTGAAAATAGAGCATCTGACAAAAAGATACGGAGACGATCCGGTGCTGGATGATCTGAGCCTGGATGTGCACAAGGGCGAGGTTATCGTGATCCTGGGCCCCAGCGGCTGCGGCAAAAGTACACTGCTGCGCTGTGTGAATGCGCTGGAGGAGATCCAGGGCGGCAGCGTAACGCTGGAGGGACAGCCCATCAGCAAAAACAGTAAAAATCTGACAGAGCTGCGGCAGAAGATCGGCATGGTTTTCCAGAGCTATGATCTGTTCCCGCATCTGAATGTGCTGGACAATATCCTGCTGGCACCCATGAAGGTGCAGAAGCGAAAGAAAGAGGAAGTGACAGCGGAAGCCATGGAGCTTCTGGAGCGGGTGGGCCTGAAGGAAAAGGCAAAGAACTACCCGAGAGAGCTGTCCGGCGGCCAGAAACAGCGTGTGGCCATTGTGCGTGCACTCTGTATGCACCCGGAGATCCTGTTGTTTGACGAGGTGACGGCAGCCCTGGACCCGGAAATGGTGCGGGAGGTGCTGGATGTCATGCTCAGCCTGGCGGAGCAGGGACGGACGATGATGATCGTCACCCACGAAATGCAGTTTGCCCGGGCCGTGGCAGATCGGGTGATTTTCATTGACGGGGGCAAGATCGTGGAGGACACCGATCCCGATACCTTTTTTGATCATCCGTCCAGCGACCGCGCAAAGCAGTTTTTAAATACCTTTACTTTCGATACTGTGAGAACCCACGCCGACAAACAGGCTTCGCCTGCGGCTGAGGAATAGATTGGGTGGCATTCACCCGGAAATGGAGGACATATTATGAAAAAAATCAAAAAGTTTCTCGCACTTGGACTGGCACTGAGCCTGACCTTCGCTCTGACCGCATGCGGCAGCAAGGGAAGCTCCGATGCAGGCAGCGACAGCAGTGATGCAAAGACAGAAGAGAGCGCATCCAATGGATCTTTCCGTACCCTGGACGAGATCAAAGAGAGCGGCACCATCAATGTCGGCGTATTTTCTGACAAGAGCCCCTTTGGCTATGTGGATGAAAACGGCGAGTACCAGGGCTATGACGTGTATTTTGCAAGACGTCTGGCAGAGGATATGGGCGTAGAGCTGAACCTTGTTTCCACCGAGGCTGCCAACCGGATCGAGTATCTGCAGACCGGCAAGGTAGATATCATCCTTGCAAACTTTACCGTAACAGAGGAGCGCGCACAGGAAGTAGATTTCGCACTGCCTTACATGAATGTGGCACTGGGTGTGGTTTCCCCTGACAGCAATGTGATCACCACACTGGATGACTGGAACAAAGACGATTCCCTGATCGTTATTTCCGGAACCACCGCAGAGACCTATCTGCTGAAAGAGTACCCGGACATCCCGCTGCAGAAATATGATTCCTACGCAAATGCCAAGAATGCTCTGGAGAACGGCAACGGCGTGGCATGGGCAAACGACAACACCGAGGTTATCGCTTTCGCCCTGCAGAACGAGGGCTATACCGTAGGTATCCCGACTCTGGGCAGCCAGGACACCATTGCACCTGCAGTGACCAAGGGCAATGAGACCCTGCTGAACTGGATCAACGACGAGATCAAGGCACTGGGCGAGGAGCAGTTCTTCCACAAAGATTATGAAGAGACCCTGGTTGACACCTATGGTGCTGACTACGAGGACAGCCTGGTTGTAGAGGGCGGCGAAGTAGCTGCACAGTAAAAACAGATCAAAGTAAGATCAAAGCATAAGATATGACAGCAGATGCAGGCACAGTCGGACAACCGATCGCCTGCATCTTGTGCGTATGACAGGAAATGATGTCCTGCCATAAACAGTTATACCTGTATGGGGAAAGGATCAGTGAGATGGCGAAGGATAAAAAGCGCAAGACAAAGAAAAATATTGTGAGTGCGGCATGGCGGCTGTTCTACGAGCAGGGCTATGACGATACGACGGTGGATGAGATCATCCGGGCGTCTGGCACATCCAAGGGAACCTTTTATCATTATTTTAAAGGGAAGGATGCGCTTCTGACTTCGCTGTCGGAGCTTTTTGACAACAAATACGAGGAACTGATTCAGGAGATGCCGGAGGAGATGGGGAACTTTGAGAAGCTGCTCTATCTGAATCAGGAATTATTTGGCATGATCGAGACCAGCGTCTCCCGGGAGCTGCTGGCATCCATGTATTCCTCCCAGCTGGTGACGAAGGGCGAGAAGCATCTGCTGGATCAGAACCGGATCTATTACCGGCTGCTGAACGAGCTCATCGCGAAGGGGCAGCGGGACGGGGAGCTGACTACCCGCATGTCGGCCAACGAGATCGCCAAGATCTATGCCCTCTGTGAGCGGGCGCTGCTGTACGACTGGTGCATCTGCAACGGAGAATATTCCCTGCGGGAGTATGCCGGAAAACTGATGCCCATGTTTTTACAGAGCATCCGTGCAGAATAAATGCAGCAAAATATTTCACAAAATTTTTTGACGGTTTTTATAGAATTAAATAAATACGATAAAACGTACAGGCTGAATTCCTTATATTTACGCGGTTTTCTTATGTTTGGTGAGAATACCGTATAGAATTCAGTCTATTTTTTGTTCTCAAATAGCATCTGGGAAAAAACTGTGCTATACTGTCACAATAAATCGTTTCCAGGGGAGGATGTAGAGAATGAGTACATCGGTTATCTGTATTTTACTTACCATTGGTGTATACCTGATCGGCATGCTGGTGGTGGGATTCCGTTTTGCCAAAAAGAATGAGTCGGCAGCCGACTTTTATCTGGGCGGCAGAAAGCTGGGGCCGCTGGTGACAGCCATGAGTGCCGAGGCATCTGATATGTCCAGCTATTTGCTCATGGGTCTGCCGGGCCTTGCCTATCTGTCCGGTGTGGCGGATGTGGGCTGGACGGCCATTGGACTGGCTGTGGGCACCTATCTGAACTGGCTGCTGGTAGCAAAAAGAATCCGTCGTTACACCCATATGACAGATTCCTTCACACTGCCGCAGTTTTTCTCTAACCGGTTCCGGGATGAGAAGCATATCCTGTCCACGGTGGCAGCGCTGATGATCGTTGTATTCTTTGTGCCGTACACGGCTTCCGGTTTTGCAGCCTGCGGCAAGCTGTTCCACTCGCTGTTTGGTGCAGACTACATGGTGACTATGATCATTTCCGCCATTGTCATCGTCGGCTACACGGCAGCAGGCGGATTCCTGGCGGCATCCACCACAGACTTTATCCAGAGCATCATTATGACGTTTGCCCTGCTCTTTGTGCTGGGCTATGCCACCATCAGCGCAGGCGGCATCGGCGCTGTGGCAGAGAATGCCAAGGGACTGGCCGGATACCTTTCCTTCACCTCCACCCATGTGGCAGACGGCAACACGGCAGCTCCGTATTCTCTTTTCACCATCGTATCCACACTGGCCTGGGGCCTGGGCTACTTTGGCATGCCTCATATTCTGCTGCGGTTCATGGCCATTGAGGATGAGGAAAAATTAAGCCTTTCCCGCCGGGTAGCTTCCATCTGGGTAACCATTGCCATGGCCATCGCCGTGTGCATCGGTATTGTAGGAAATGCCCTGACAAAACAGGGCATGGTACCGGAGCTGACCGGTTCCAACACCGAGACCATCATCATCCAGATCGCCAACGTGCTGGCAAGCCACGGCATCTTCCCGGCACTGATGGCCGGACTGGTACTGGCAGGTATCCTGGCAAGCACCATGTCTACCGCTGATTCCCAGCTGCTGGCAGCAGCTTCCAGCGTGTCTCAGAACATTTTACAGGAAGCCCTGCATAAAAAAATGTCCCAGAAGACAAGCATGCTGGCAGCCAGACTGACCGTCATCGGCATCGCGATCCTGGGCGTTATCATTGCCAGAGATCCGTCCAGCTCCATCTTCGGTATCGTATCCTTCGCCTGGGCAGGTTTCGGTGCCGCTTTTGGCCCGCTGGTGCTCTGCTCCCTTTTCTGGAAACGCACCAACTTCCAGGGCGCGCTGGCAGGCATGATCGCCGGCGGTGTGTCCGTCTTCGTATGGAAATACGGTGTAGCGCCCATGGGCGGTGTGCTGGCCGTGTATGAACTGCTTCCGGCATTCGTCATCGGCCTGGTGGTGCTGGTGGTGGTGAGCCTGCTGACCAAGGCGCCGTCCGAGGAGATCGTGAAAGAATATGAGGCCATGGAAGCTTCTTTGAAGAAGAGATAAGTGCAGCCTATATTATATAGAAGAAACACATACAGGGGAGTCCGTTTGACGGCTTCCCTTTCTTCTATTATTTATATAGAAGAGATCGTTCATGATATGGCGCTCCGTTCATCCGTTTTCACAGACAGATTTTCGTGCAAGCCCGAAATCTGCCCGCGAAACGTATGACTGAACTTTTCACAAAAAAATTTAAATTTATACTTGCATATTTCGGAATCTTCTTATATAATAATATTTGCTGTGACATGATAGCGTTGAAGCGCGAGGTTGCTGCCACTGTATTGGCAGGTTTTCCGTGGAGCGAATGTCAAGTTAGGAAACTGGCGACAAGTCACTGTACAATATAGAATAAGGTCCGCAGATTGCGGAAACCACGTGTGGGTATACAGCGACACACACGGAAGAGTGTACAGTCACCGCTTGTCGTACTGAGTTTGAATAGTACGAAAAGGAGGCGACTTTTTTTATGGCAAGTCAAGTAATGAGAATCACACTCAAGGCATATGATCATCAGCTTGTTGATGCATCTGCCAAGAAAATCATCGAAACTGTTAAGAAAAATGGATCACAGGTGAGCGGACCGGTGCCGCTGCCGACAAAGAGAGAGGTTGTTACCATTCTCCGTGCAGTACACAAGTACAAAGATTCCAGAGAGCAGTTCGAGCAGAGAACTCATAAGAGACTGATCGATATCATCGCACCGACACAGAAGACGGTTGATGCACTTTCCAGACTGGAAATGCCCGCAGGTGTGTACATTGATATCAAAATGAAGAACAAATAAGTTCTTCCCCAATTAATTAGTTAGTAATCCTGAAGGGTTGATATAGAAGCAACATGGCTAAAATGTTCCACTTATATCCACTGTTCTAGGATGATTGGGAAGCCACAGGCGACCTAATCCGCTGTAGATTAACAGGAGGTAAAAAGAATGAAGAAAGCGATTTTAGCAACCAAAGTCGGCATGACCCAGATCTTCAATGAAGATGGAGTTCTCACTCCCGTAACCGTACTGCAGGCTGGTCCGTGTGTTGTAACACAGGTAAAGACCGTTGAGAACGACGGATACGCAGCAGTTCAGGTTGGATTCGGCGAGAAGAGAGAGAAGCTTGTGAACAAGCCTATGCAGGGTCATTTCAAGAAAGCTGGCGTAACAAACAAGAGATTTGTCAAAGAGTTCAAGTTTGACAACGCTGAGGAGTATGCACTTGCTCAGGAGATCAAGGTTGACATCTTCGCCGCAGGCGACAAGATCGATGCAACTGCTATTTCCAAAGGTAAGGGATTCCAGGGCGCAATCAAGAGACACAACCAGCACAGAGGACCTATGGCTCATGGTTCCAAGTTCCACCGCCATCAGGGTTCCAATGGTGCCTGCTCCGATCCGAGTAAGGTATTCAAAGGAAAGAAGATGCCTGGACACATGGGAAGCAAGAAGATCACCATCCAGAACCTTGAAGTTGTTCGCGTAGATGCTGAGAAGAATCTGCTTCTGGTGAAGGGCGCAGTACCGGGACCGAAGAAATCCCTGGTAACCATCAAAGAGACTGTTAAGTCTGCGAAATAGGTTTTAACAGGAAAGGAGGAACACACAGATGGCAAACGTATCTGTTTACAATATCGAAGGTAAAGAAGTTGGCACGATGGAGTTAAATGATGCAGTGTTCGGCGTAGAAGTGAACGAGCATCTTGTACACATGGCCGTTGTAAGTCAGCTTGCAAATAATCGTCAGGGAACACAGAAAGCTAAGACTCGTTCCGAAGTATCCGGCGGCGGAAGAAAGCCCTGGAGACAGAAAGGAACCGGTCATGCTAGACAGGGTTCGACAAGAGCTCCGCAGTGGACAGGCGGCGGCGTAGTATTCGCTCCCACTCCGAGAGATTATTCTTTCAGACTGAACAAGAAAGAAAGAAGACTGGCTCTGAAATCTGCTCTGACATCCAGAGTACAGGAGAACAAGTTCATCGTTGTAGACGAGCTGAAGTTCGACGAGATCAAGACCAAGAAGTTCCAGGCTGTATTAGACAGCTTCAAGGTGAAGAAGGCTCTCGTAGTATTAGACGAGAACAATGAGAAGGTTGTACTTTCCGCAAGAAACATCCCGGATGTAAAGACAACACAGATCAACACCATCAACACCTATGATGTGATGAAATACAACACCGTAATTGCTACAAAGGCAGCAGTTGAGAAAATCGAGGAGGTGTACGCATAATGGCAAGCATTCAGTACTATGATGTCATCCTCAAACCGGTAGTAACCGAGAAGAGCATGGGCGCTATGGGTGAGAAGAAATACACATTCCTGGTTCATCCGGAAGCAAACAAGACCATGATCAAAGAGGCAGTTGAGAAAATGTTCGCAGGCACCAAGGTTGCAAGCGTAAACACCATGAATCTCGACGGCAAGAATAAGAGACGCGGCATGACCTTTGGTAAGACCGCTAAGACCAAAAAGGCAATCGTTCAGCTGACAGCTGACAGCAAAGATATCGAGATTTTTGAAGGACTGTAAACACTTGGCGATGACAAGCTGAAAGCGCAGTCAGAGCCTAGTGAGAACGCCGTTCGCGAACCTTAGCGAAAACAAGCGTTAAGCGTAGTTTGAGCTTAGTTGAGCGAACATACCCGTCATTCTGACAGGAATGCGGAATGCACGTCAGCCCCTCAGAGGACTGAATAACCTATGCGCATACAAGCGCGATACGAAATAATTTGAAGAGAATCGAAAGGAGTGACAGTAATGGGAATTAAGGTTTATGGCCCATATACACCTTCCAGAAGACATATGACCAGCGTTGACAACTCTGAGATCACAAAGTCCACACCGGAGAAGTCCTTAGTTGTTTCCTTTAAAGAAAAATGCAGGTCGTAACAATCAGGGAAAGATTACAGTTAGACACCGCGGAGGCGGTTCCAGAAGAAAATACAGAATCATCGATTTCAAGAGAAAGAAAGATGATATCCACGCTACCGTAATCGGTATCGAGTACGATCCTAACCGTACAGCTAACATCGCTCTCATCTGCTACGAGGATGGCGAGAAGGCTTACATCCTGGCTCCTCAGGGTCTGCAGGTTGGCATGAAGGTTATGAACGGTGAGAACGCAGAGGTGAAGGTTGGTAACTGCCTGCCGCTGTCCCAGATCCCCGTTGGTACTCAGGTACACAATATCGAGCTGCATCCTGGAAAAGGCGGCCAGATGGTTCGTTCCGCAGGAAACAGCGCACAGTTAATGGCAAAAGAAGGCAAATATGCAACCTTAAGATTACCGTCTGGTGAGATGAGAATGGTGCCGATCATCTGCCGCGCTTCCATCGGCGTTATTGGCAATGCTGAGCACAACCTCGTGAATATCGGTAAAGCAGGTCGTAAGCGTAACATGGGTATCCGCCCGACAGTTCGTGGATCTGTTATGAACCCGAATGATCATCCGCATGGTGGTGGTGAAGGAAAGACTGGTATCGGTCGTCCGGGCCCGTGCACACCTTGGGGCAAGCCTGCTCTTGGTCTGAAGACCAGAAAGAAAAACAAGCAGTCTAATAAGTTAATCGTAAGAAGAAGAGACGGTAAAACGATCAAATAAGGAGGTATATCATGGCTCGTTCATTAAAAAAAGGACCATTTGCAGATGCAAGCCTGCTGAAGAAGGTTGAAGCAGCCAACGCATCAGGAGATAAACAGGTAATCAAGACCTGGTCCCGTCGTTCAACGATCTTCCCTCAGTTCGTGGGACATACGATCGCTGTTCATGACGGAAGAAAGCATGTTCCGGTATATGTTACCGAGGATATGGTTGGACACAAGCTCGGTGAGTTCGTTGCAACCAGAACTTACAGAGGACATGGAAAAGACGAAAAGAAATCGAAGGTACGTTAGTATCATAATTTGAAAGGAGGTTTCTTCCCATGGCAAAAGGACATAGATCCCAGATTAAGAGAGAAAGAAATGCGAATAAGGATACAAGACCGTCAGCTAAGTTATCTTACGCAAGAGTCTCCGTTCAGAAAGCATGCTTTGTTTTGGATGCCATCAGAGGTAAGGATGTACAGACAGCACTTGGAATTTTAGCTTATAATCCGAGATATGCTTCAAGTATTATAGAGAAATTATTAAAGTCCGCGATCGCGAACGCAGAGAACAACAATGGAATGGATATCAGCAAGCTCTACGTTGAAGAGTGCTATGCGAACAAAGGACCGACATTGAAGAGAATCAGACCGAGAGCACAGGGCCGGGCTTACAGAATCGAGAAGAGAATGAGCCACATCACCATCGTGCT
Above is a window of Oscillospiraceae bacterium NTUH-002-81 DNA encoding:
- the rplW gene encoding 50S ribosomal protein L23, whose protein sequence is MASIQYYDVILKPVVTEKSMGAMGEKKYTFLVHPEANKTMIKEAVEKMFAGTKVASVNTMNLDGKNKRRGMTFGKTAKTKKAIVQLTADSKDIEIFEGL
- the rpsS gene encoding 30S ribosomal protein S19, whose translation is MARSLKKGPFADASLLKKVEAANASGDKQVIKTWSRRSTIFPQFVGHTIAVHDGRKHVPVYVTEDMVGHKLGEFVATRTYRGHGKDEKKSKVR
- the rplV gene encoding 50S ribosomal protein L22, which translates into the protein MAKGHRSQIKRERNANKDTRPSAKLSYARVSVQKACFVLDAIRGKDVQTALGILAYNPRYASSIIEKLLKSAIANAENNNGMDISKLYVEECYANKGPTLKRIRPRAQGRAYRIEKRMSHITIVLNER
- the rplC gene encoding 50S ribosomal protein L3; protein product: MKKAILATKVGMTQIFNEDGVLTPVTVLQAGPCVVTQVKTVENDGYAAVQVGFGEKREKLVNKPMQGHFKKAGVTNKRFVKEFKFDNAEEYALAQEIKVDIFAAGDKIDATAISKGKGFQGAIKRHNQHRGPMAHGSKFHRHQGSNGACSDPSKVFKGKKMPGHMGSKKITIQNLEVVRVDAEKNLLLVKGAVPGPKKSLVTIKETVKSAK
- a CDS encoding sodium/proline symporter, whose translation is MSTSVICILLTIGVYLIGMLVVGFRFAKKNESAADFYLGGRKLGPLVTAMSAEASDMSSYLLMGLPGLAYLSGVADVGWTAIGLAVGTYLNWLLVAKRIRRYTHMTDSFTLPQFFSNRFRDEKHILSTVAALMIVVFFVPYTASGFAACGKLFHSLFGADYMVTMIISAIVIVGYTAAGGFLAASTTDFIQSIIMTFALLFVLGYATISAGGIGAVAENAKGLAGYLSFTSTHVADGNTAAPYSLFTIVSTLAWGLGYFGMPHILLRFMAIEDEEKLSLSRRVASIWVTIAMAIAVCIGIVGNALTKQGMVPELTGSNTETIIIQIANVLASHGIFPALMAGLVLAGILASTMSTADSQLLAAASSVSQNILQEALHKKMSQKTSMLAARLTVIGIAILGVIIARDPSSSIFGIVSFAWAGFGAAFGPLVLCSLFWKRTNFQGALAGMIAGGVSVFVWKYGVAPMGGVLAVYELLPAFVIGLVVLVVVSLLTKAPSEEIVKEYEAMEASLKKR
- the rpsJ gene encoding 30S ribosomal protein S10, which produces MASQVMRITLKAYDHQLVDASAKKIIETVKKNGSQVSGPVPLPTKREVVTILRAVHKYKDSREQFEQRTHKRLIDIIAPTQKTVDALSRLEMPAGVYIDIKMKNK
- the rplD gene encoding 50S ribosomal protein L4; translation: MANVSVYNIEGKEVGTMELNDAVFGVEVNEHLVHMAVVSQLANNRQGTQKAKTRSEVSGGGRKPWRQKGTGHARQGSTRAPQWTGGGVVFAPTPRDYSFRLNKKERRLALKSALTSRVQENKFIVVDELKFDEIKTKKFQAVLDSFKVKKALVVLDENNEKVVLSARNIPDVKTTQINTINTYDVMKYNTVIATKAAVEKIEEVYA